The following proteins are co-located in the Campylobacter concisus genome:
- a CDS encoding glycosyltransferase: MNKDIYYKNYEERPTRLSVITATYNVEKFLPRLIKSLQEQVDKDFEWIISDGVSSDKTLEILKNTGGINIKVISGEDFGIYDALNRGIKACNGEFYLVIGADDELYPNAIKDYKKAMGDGVDIITACIDTNNGKIEPNGGPRWLKAQAHYISGHAVGSIYRTSLHQKLGYYSRKFPIAADQLFVLTAANYGAKIKVVKSVVGKFSNYGVSSIDMLGALCEFYRVQVVMGENKFVQTTLFILRLIKNFRKL; the protein is encoded by the coding sequence ATGAATAAAGATATCTACTATAAAAATTATGAAGAAAGGCCCACAAGACTTAGTGTAATTACCGCAACTTATAATGTAGAAAAATTCTTACCTAGATTAATAAAAAGTCTACAAGAGCAAGTCGATAAAGATTTTGAGTGGATCATTTCTGATGGAGTGTCTAGCGATAAGACTTTAGAAATTTTAAAAAATACTGGCGGGATAAATATAAAAGTAATTTCGGGCGAAGACTTTGGGATTTATGATGCTTTAAATAGAGGCATAAAAGCTTGTAATGGAGAATTCTATCTTGTTATCGGTGCTGATGATGAGCTTTATCCAAATGCTATTAAAGATTATAAGAAAGCCATGGGGGACGGTGTAGACATAATAACAGCTTGTATTGATACTAATAATGGCAAAATTGAGCCAAATGGTGGACCAAGATGGCTAAAGGCACAAGCTCACTACATCTCTGGACATGCTGTAGGCTCAATATACCGCACAAGTCTTCATCAAAAACTTGGTTACTATTCAAGAAAATTTCCAATAGCGGCAGATCAGCTATTTGTATTGACTGCTGCAAATTATGGGGCAAAGATAAAAGTTGTAAAAAGTGTTGTAGGTAAATTTTCAAATTATGGAGTTAGTAGTATTGATATGTTAGGAGCTCTTTGTGAATTTTATAGAGTTCAGGTGGTGATGGGCGAAAATAAATTTGTGCAAACTACTCTATTTATTTTAAGACTTATTAAAAATTTTAGAAAATTATAA
- a CDS encoding FkbM family methyltransferase, whose product MDEGEFLISRIFKKIKNKVFNIKESIYLKKFIGNSASGIYSFNKNDKDLYMAEKITKMPKMIHNNYNKDLELIAIENRNIYWPNGINKKDLPWLYHEIFDDFFKNPSSYNNKNMHIASVEWVVDAGCCEGFFSLFVFERNKQTKIVALEPLKEMRKALLKTFELENKAGRFFLEEKALGKNNGLIKFKTNQDHLCDSSSISNNKVADGILGYDVKMTTLDQISTKYNLLQNGLVKMDIEGAEMEALMGGVELMKEYKPKLAIAVYHDYENAAKCRDIILDANPSYNIEFRGMYGYFKPPRPYILFAW is encoded by the coding sequence ATGGATGAGGGAGAGTTTTTGATAAGTCGAATATTTAAAAAAATAAAAAATAAAGTTTTTAATATAAAAGAGAGTATATATTTAAAAAAATTTATTGGCAATAGTGCATCAGGGATATATAGTTTTAATAAAAATGACAAAGATTTATATATGGCTGAAAAAATAACTAAGATGCCAAAAATGATTCATAATAATTATAATAAAGATTTAGAATTAATAGCTATTGAAAATAGAAATATTTATTGGCCAAATGGAATTAACAAAAAAGATTTGCCATGGTTATATCACGAAATATTTGATGACTTTTTTAAAAATCCTTCTTCATATAATAATAAAAATATGCATATTGCTAGTGTAGAGTGGGTTGTAGATGCTGGTTGTTGCGAGGGTTTCTTTTCACTATTTGTATTTGAAAGAAATAAACAGACGAAGATCGTAGCACTTGAGCCCTTAAAAGAAATGAGGAAAGCATTGCTTAAAACATTTGAGCTAGAGAACAAGGCTGGTAGATTTTTTTTGGAAGAAAAGGCACTAGGTAAAAACAATGGCTTAATAAAATTTAAAACTAATCAAGATCATTTATGCGATAGTTCATCAATAAGCAATAATAAAGTAGCGGATGGTATTTTGGGTTATGATGTAAAAATGACTACATTAGATCAAATTTCTACTAAATATAATTTATTGCAAAACGGGTTAGTTAAAATGGATATAGAAGGTGCTGAAATGGAAGCATTAATGGGTGGAGTGGAGCTTATGAAGGAGTATAAGCCAAAACTAGCTATTGCTGTATATCATGATTATGAAAATGCAGCAAAGTGCAGAGATATTATTCTGGATGCGAACCCAAGTTATAATATTGAATTTAGAGGCATGTATGGTTATTTTAAACCACCTAGACCATATATTTTGTTCGCTTGGTAG
- a CDS encoding PIG-L deacetylase family protein: MKNKILVVAVHPDDETLGCGGTLLKHKYDGDKIYWLICTKIDEGSDYYTTRENEIKQALDVYKFDGVFSLGLKTMRVDEYSMSELIDKISSVVNKVKPNIIYLPFKSDVHSDHRKIFEASYSCTKAFRYPFIKKIYMMETLSETEFAPSVKEDAFLPNSFVDIEKYLDKKIEIMRIFKSEVAEHPFPRSEKNIRALAVLRGATCGCGYAESFMLLKEIL; this comes from the coding sequence ATGAAAAACAAAATTCTTGTGGTGGCTGTTCATCCAGACGATGAGACATTAGGTTGTGGTGGTACGCTACTTAAACACAAGTATGATGGAGATAAAATTTATTGGCTTATTTGTACAAAAATAGATGAGGGTAGTGATTATTATACTACTAGGGAAAATGAGATAAAGCAAGCTTTAGACGTTTATAAATTTGATGGCGTTTTTAGTTTGGGGCTTAAGACAATGCGAGTAGACGAGTATAGTATGAGCGAACTTATAGATAAAATCTCAAGTGTAGTAAATAAGGTAAAGCCAAATATCATATATCTTCCATTTAAGAGTGATGTGCATAGTGATCATAGAAAAATTTTTGAAGCGAGTTATAGCTGTACAAAGGCGTTTAGATACCCGTTTATCAAAAAGATATATATGATGGAGACTCTAAGTGAAACAGAATTTGCACCTAGCGTAAAAGAAGATGCATTTTTGCCAAATTCATTTGTGGATATAGAGAAGTATCTTGATAAAAAAATAGAAATTATGAGAATTTTTAAAAGCGAAGTTGCTGAGCATCCATTTCCAAGAAGTGAAAAGAATATAAGAGCTTTAGCTGTCTTAAGGGGGGCAACTTGCGGGTGTGGATATGCTGAAAGTTTTATGCTTTTAAAGGAAATTTTATGA
- a CDS encoding cytidylyltransferase domain-containing protein: MYKNNSFLAIIPARGGSKGLPGKNIKELCGKPMVVHTIEQALKSKYISDVIISTDSKDIEKIAIEHGAKSYFLRPKYLASDNAKVIDNYIYTIDRLNKYFGYSIKSFVSLQPTSPLRNTEDIDGAIELFINKNADSVISYTEEYHPIEWHKYITKDGKFENIFEERLLNRQEIRKTYFPNGAVFVFDYNLIKQNKYYGDNSYAYIMPRERSIDIDTIEDFRYAEFIMNSIIKVKRCNDV; the protein is encoded by the coding sequence ATGTATAAAAACAATAGTTTTTTAGCGATTATACCGGCAAGAGGTGGCAGCAAAGGGCTACCTGGTAAAAATATTAAGGAATTATGCGGAAAGCCGATGGTGGTACATACTATAGAACAGGCACTTAAATCAAAGTATATTAGTGATGTAATAATTTCTACGGACTCTAAAGATATAGAAAAGATCGCTATAGAGCATGGAGCAAAAAGTTATTTTTTAAGACCAAAATATTTAGCAAGTGATAATGCAAAAGTTATTGATAATTATATATACACCATTGATAGATTAAATAAATACTTTGGATATAGCATTAAAAGTTTTGTATCACTTCAGCCAACGTCACCATTAAGAAATACGGAAGATATAGATGGTGCAATTGAGCTCTTTATTAATAAAAATGCAGATAGTGTAATCAGCTATACAGAAGAATATCATCCTATAGAATGGCATAAATATATTACAAAAGATGGAAAATTTGAAAATATATTCGAAGAAAGACTCCTGAACCGCCAAGAAATTAGAAAAACCTATTTTCCAAATGGTGCAGTATTTGTTTTTGATTATAATTTAATAAAGCAAAATAAATATTATGGAGATAACTCATACGCCTATATAATGCCAAGAGAACGCTCCATAGATATTGATACTATTGAAGACTTTAGGTATGCAGAATTTATAATGAATTCTATAATAAAAGTAAAAAGATGCAATGATGTATAA
- a CDS encoding class I SAM-dependent DNA methyltransferase: protein MKQFGDLYSKYYDLLYEDKNYSGEVEYIDFLIKKNCQNAKTLLDMGCGTGKHAELLCEKGYKVHGIDLSQDMLKIANKRKIGKEDRLDFSHSSIQNLNIDKKFDVTTSLFHVMSYQNTNSELLKVFEIAKKHLNTHGIFIFDFWYGPAVLTDLPVTRIKRLEDKNIKITRLAEPIIYAQRNIVDVNYDIFIEDKISKKVVEKKELHKMRYFFDTELEFICETVGLKILKKYEWMSYRKPSFKSWNVTWIVRKEF, encoded by the coding sequence ATGAAACAATTTGGAGATTTATATTCAAAATACTATGATCTTCTTTATGAAGATAAAAATTATTCTGGTGAAGTTGAATATATAGATTTTCTAATAAAAAAGAATTGTCAAAATGCTAAAACGTTGCTAGATATGGGCTGTGGCACCGGAAAACATGCTGAACTTTTATGTGAAAAGGGCTATAAAGTTCACGGTATAGACTTAAGCCAAGATATGCTTAAAATTGCAAATAAAAGAAAGATTGGAAAGGAAGACAGGCTTGATTTTAGTCATTCAAGTATTCAAAATTTAAATATTGATAAAAAATTTGATGTAACTACTTCCTTGTTTCATGTTATGAGTTATCAAAATACGAATAGTGAGCTATTAAAAGTATTTGAGATAGCTAAGAAGCATTTAAATACACATGGAATTTTTATTTTTGATTTTTGGTATGGACCAGCCGTGCTTACGGATTTGCCGGTAACTAGAATTAAGAGACTTGAAGATAAGAATATAAAAATAACAAGACTTGCAGAGCCTATTATTTATGCCCAAAGAAATATTGTAGACGTGAACTATGATATTTTTATAGAAGATAAGATATCGAAAAAAGTAGTAGAAAAAAAAGAATTGCACAAAATGAGGTATTTTTTTGATACGGAGCTAGAATTTATTTGTGAAACGGTTGGTCTTAAGATTTTAAAGAAATATGAATGGATGAGCTATAGAAAACCTAGTTTTAAGAGTTGGAATGTGACATGGATAGTAAGAAAAGAATTTTGA
- a CDS encoding DegT/DnrJ/EryC1/StrS family aminotransferase, protein MMDFIPVNEPLLNGNEKKYLNECIDTGWISSEGPFIKKFEENMSSYIGRKYAVAVTNGTAALEMAIEALELGKNDEVIMPSFTIISCAQAVVKVGAKPVLVDSEYDSFNMKVEDIEAKITPNTKAIMVVHIYGLPVDIDPILNLAKKYNLRIIEDAAEMHGQTYNNKMCGSFGDISIFSFYPNKHVTTGEGGMVLTDDENLYEKCKSLRNLCFSSDGKKRFIHERLGSNLRMTNIQAALGVAQLERIKEHIIKKRWIGSMYQELLGDIDTINLPIKNKPFAENIYWVFAITLKDVCKKIAKDIMQELAIKGVGTRPFFYPMHEQPVFKNMGLFKNEDYPNAKKLYERGFYIPSGLAITEEQIKEVSKIMHEVLK, encoded by the coding sequence ATGATGGACTTTATACCAGTAAATGAGCCATTACTAAATGGTAATGAAAAAAAATATCTAAATGAGTGTATAGATACTGGGTGGATAAGTAGCGAAGGTCCATTTATAAAAAAATTTGAAGAAAATATGTCTAGCTATATAGGTAGAAAATATGCTGTTGCTGTAACAAATGGAACCGCTGCTCTTGAGATGGCTATAGAAGCGCTTGAGCTTGGTAAAAATGATGAAGTTATAATGCCTAGTTTTACAATAATATCTTGTGCTCAAGCAGTTGTGAAAGTTGGGGCAAAGCCAGTATTAGTAGATAGCGAGTATGATAGCTTTAATATGAAAGTGGAAGATATTGAGGCAAAAATTACACCAAATACAAAAGCCATAATGGTTGTTCATATATATGGGCTACCTGTGGATATTGATCCGATTTTAAATTTGGCAAAAAAATATAATCTTAGAATTATAGAAGATGCAGCCGAGATGCATGGACAGACATATAACAATAAAATGTGTGGGTCTTTTGGCGATATAAGTATATTTAGTTTTTATCCAAATAAACATGTTACAACTGGTGAGGGTGGCATGGTATTAACAGATGATGAAAATTTGTATGAGAAATGCAAAAGTTTAAGAAATCTTTGTTTTTCGTCAGATGGAAAGAAAAGATTTATTCACGAAAGACTTGGGAGCAATCTTAGAATGACAAATATCCAGGCGGCACTCGGAGTTGCACAATTGGAAAGGATAAAGGAACATATAATTAAAAAAAGATGGATAGGCAGTATGTATCAGGAGCTGCTCGGCGATATAGATACCATAAATTTACCTATAAAAAATAAGCCATTTGCAGAAAATATTTATTGGGTATTTGCCATTACACTTAAAGATGTTTGCAAAAAAATAGCAAAAGATATTATGCAAGAACTTGCTATTAAAGGAGTTGGAACCAGACCTTTTTTTTATCCCATGCATGAACAACCAGTTTTTAAAAATATGGGACTTTTTAAAAATGAAGACTATCCAAATGCTAAAAAACTTTATGAAAGAGGATTTTATATTCCAAGTGGCCTAGCAATTACGGAAGAACAAATAAAAGAAGTTTCGAAAATTATGCATGAGGTTTTAAAATGA
- a CDS encoding nucleotidyltransferase family protein, translating to MKNIENIKLEQNATIKEALGIIDSGAMQIALVVDDNDKLLGTLTDGDIRRGILRGLDLDSSIETIIYKEPAVAKISNTKEEILKIALSKKLHQIPIVDDNGIVLDLKEIEELVEPKIKTNRVILMVGGLGTRLRPLTQDTPKPMLKVGNKPILQTIVEKFAEYGFVNITMCVNFNADIIKDYFGDGKEFGVNIDYILEQKRMGTAGALSLLKERPNEPFFVMNGDLLTNVNFEHIFNYHTLNKATATMCVREYDYEVPYGVVKMNDNKIVEISEKPVQKFFVSAGIYMLSPEILDLIPKNEFYDMPTLFEKLIKLSKNVISFPIREYWLDIGRIEEYQKANEEYKEVF from the coding sequence ATGAAAAACATAGAAAACATAAAGCTAGAGCAAAATGCCACTATAAAGGAAGCCTTGGGGATTATAGATAGCGGAGCTATGCAGATAGCTTTAGTTGTTGATGATAATGATAAGCTTCTTGGAACACTGACTGACGGCGATATAAGAAGAGGTATATTAAGAGGGCTAGACCTTGACAGCTCTATAGAGACGATCATTTATAAAGAGCCAGCTGTTGCAAAAATTTCTAACACAAAAGAAGAAATTTTAAAGATAGCATTATCCAAAAAACTTCACCAGATACCAATAGTAGATGATAACGGAATAGTATTAGACTTAAAAGAGATAGAAGAGCTTGTTGAGCCAAAGATCAAGACAAATAGAGTGATTTTGATGGTGGGAGGGCTTGGTACTAGACTTAGACCACTTACGCAAGATACTCCAAAACCAATGTTAAAGGTCGGAAATAAGCCGATACTTCAAACGATAGTTGAGAAATTTGCAGAGTATGGCTTTGTAAATATCACGATGTGTGTAAATTTTAATGCAGACATCATCAAGGACTATTTTGGTGACGGCAAAGAATTTGGAGTAAACATAGACTACATTTTAGAGCAAAAAAGAATGGGTACGGCAGGTGCATTAAGCCTACTTAAAGAGCGACCAAACGAACCATTTTTTGTAATGAACGGTGATCTTCTTACAAATGTAAATTTCGAGCATATTTTTAACTACCACACTCTAAATAAAGCGACGGCTACAATGTGTGTAAGAGAGTATGACTACGAAGTTCCTTATGGCGTTGTAAAAATGAATGACAATAAGATAGTAGAGATCTCAGAAAAACCGGTGCAGAAATTTTTTGTAAGTGCTGGGATATATATGCTCTCGCCGGAAATTTTAGATCTAATACCAAAAAATGAGTTTTATGATATGCCTACGCTGTTTGAAAAGCTAATAAAATTAAGTAAAAATGTTATATCATTTCCAATCAGAGAATATTGGCTTGATATCGGACGTATTGAAGAATACCAAAAAGCAAATGAAGAATATAAAGAAGTTTTTTAA
- a CDS encoding glycosyltransferase family 4 protein has product MQKILYTSPILEYPAAGGPQLRVENSIKALSKISELYVVSRQAEYFIGGKRAINFYKNICQEFFFTPSVSNLCYNKYYRKIQRVYRRLFSNTLAQDAEFIVSLAQRKNIKVVWFGFGNISYDLIKEVKKINPCLKIVCDTDSVWSRFILRELPYETDSKRIKQIKSDGLKKELEEKEWVNVCDITTAVSTVDAEYYKDLAEDKSKIMLFSNVIDLSEYSIPVDIPSDFISPSIYLAGTFSPKSPMDKATRWFINNIFPLIKKDIQDIHFYIIGNGSKETLCDINESSISILGKVDSVLPYLRSIDVALVPLQFESGTRFKIMEAAACKKPIVSTTLGAEGIPVKDKIEVLLADNEVDFANAVIKLIKDKAFANFISENCYRLIKKFNSIDSLVSEGNKILKRL; this is encoded by the coding sequence GTGCAAAAAATATTATATACGAGTCCAATTTTGGAATATCCAGCAGCTGGTGGACCACAGCTTAGAGTGGAAAATAGCATAAAAGCTCTTTCAAAGATTTCTGAGTTGTACGTAGTATCTAGGCAAGCAGAGTATTTTATTGGAGGTAAAAGGGCTATTAATTTCTATAAAAATATTTGCCAAGAATTTTTTTTTACACCATCGGTATCAAATCTTTGTTACAACAAATATTATAGAAAGATTCAAAGAGTTTATAGAAGATTGTTTTCAAATACATTGGCACAAGATGCTGAGTTTATAGTTTCTTTAGCACAAAGAAAAAACATAAAAGTTGTTTGGTTTGGATTCGGAAATATATCATATGATTTAATAAAAGAAGTAAAGAAGATTAATCCATGCTTAAAAATTGTGTGTGATACTGATAGTGTTTGGTCCAGATTTATTTTGAGGGAATTGCCATATGAAACTGATTCTAAAAGAATAAAACAAATCAAAAGTGATGGGTTAAAAAAAGAGTTAGAAGAAAAAGAATGGGTTAATGTTTGTGATATTACTACCGCAGTTTCAACAGTGGATGCAGAATATTATAAAGATTTGGCAGAAGATAAATCGAAAATAATGTTATTTTCAAATGTAATAGATTTGTCAGAATATTCTATACCTGTTGATATACCGTCAGACTTTATTTCACCTAGTATTTATTTGGCTGGAACATTTAGTCCCAAAAGCCCTATGGATAAAGCCACAAGATGGTTTATAAACAATATTTTTCCTTTAATAAAAAAGGATATACAAGATATTCATTTTTATATTATTGGTAATGGGTCGAAAGAGACTCTTTGTGATATCAACGAAAGCTCTATTTCTATACTTGGAAAGGTTGATTCTGTATTGCCATACCTAAGATCAATTGATGTAGCTTTGGTGCCATTGCAATTTGAGTCAGGAACTAGGTTTAAAATAATGGAAGCAGCGGCATGTAAAAAGCCAATTGTTTCTACTACTTTGGGAGCTGAAGGGATTCCGGTTAAAGATAAAATAGAGGTGTTATTGGCCGATAATGAAGTGGACTTTGCTAATGCTGTAATAAAATTAATAAAAGATAAAGCATTTGCAAATTTTATATCCGAAAATTGCTATAGACTTATAAAGAAATTTAATAGCATAGATAGCTTGGTTTCAGAAGGAAATAAAATATTAAAGAGGTTATAA
- the neuC gene encoding UDP-N-acetylglucosamine 2-epimerase translates to MRKICVVTGTRAEYGQLYWFLKEIEVDSELELQIIATGMHLSPEFGLTYKEIEKEFKIDKKVEILLSSDTSIGISKSMGLAQISFSEAYEELNPDIVVVLGDRYEVFSAASAAMIARIPIAHIHGGEATEGLIDEAIRHSITKMSHLHFTATNEYKNRVIQLGEHPDRVYNVGGMGVENIKRLKLLNKQDFEESINFKLNKKNILVTFHPVTLEDDTAEEQFQALLNAIDELENTNIIFTKANSDTDGRIINLMIDRYVSNNQDKSVCFASLGQLRYLSALQYVDAVVGNSSSGLAEAPSFKIATVNIGDRQKGRIKASSVIDCKPNKNSILEAFNKVYSYDFQQVLKNIVNPYGDECTSKKIIEVIKRVDLTNILKKSFYDLKVDL, encoded by the coding sequence ATGAGAAAAATTTGTGTAGTAACTGGCACTAGAGCTGAATACGGTCAACTTTACTGGTTCTTAAAAGAGATCGAGGTAGATAGCGAGCTTGAGCTTCAAATAATTGCCACCGGCATGCACCTAAGTCCTGAGTTTGGACTCACATACAAAGAGATTGAAAAAGAATTTAAGATAGATAAAAAGGTTGAAATTCTTTTATCGTCGGATACATCTATAGGAATTTCAAAATCAATGGGGCTAGCTCAGATATCTTTTAGTGAAGCTTATGAAGAACTTAATCCAGATATTGTTGTTGTGCTTGGTGATAGATATGAAGTATTTAGTGCAGCTAGTGCTGCAATGATAGCTCGAATTCCGATCGCCCATATTCATGGCGGAGAAGCAACCGAAGGATTAATAGACGAAGCAATAAGGCATAGTATTACGAAAATGAGTCATTTGCATTTTACTGCAACTAATGAATATAAAAATAGGGTGATTCAGCTTGGTGAGCATCCAGATAGAGTTTATAACGTAGGTGGCATGGGGGTAGAAAATATAAAAAGACTAAAACTCCTAAATAAACAAGATTTTGAAGAGTCAATAAATTTTAAGTTAAATAAAAAAAATATATTAGTTACTTTTCATCCTGTTACTTTGGAAGATGATACTGCGGAAGAGCAATTTCAAGCGTTATTAAATGCTATAGATGAGCTAGAAAATACAAATATTATATTTACTAAGGCAAATAGTGACACAGATGGAAGGATTATAAATTTAATGATTGACAGATATGTATCTAATAATCAAGATAAATCCGTTTGTTTCGCTTCTCTTGGGCAATTAAGATACTTGAGTGCTCTTCAGTATGTAGATGCGGTGGTTGGAAACAGCTCTAGCGGGCTTGCGGAAGCTCCTAGCTTTAAGATAGCTACCGTAAATATCGGAGATAGACAAAAGGGGCGCATAAAGGCGTCTAGTGTAATCGACTGCAAGCCCAATAAAAATTCTATTTTAGAAGCTTTTAATAAGGTATACTCTTATGATTTTCAACAAGTTTTAAAAAATATAGTAAATCCATATGGCGATGAATGCACTAGTAAAAAAATAATAGAAGTTATAAAAAGAGTGGATTTAACAAATATTTTGAAGAAATCATTTTATGATTTAAAGGTTGATTTATGA
- a CDS encoding glycosyltransferase family 2 protein yields the protein MKDYGVSIIVPIYNVEKYIEKCATTLLEQDYNNIEYIFVNDCTPDSSMKILKDIIERYPNRKSHVKIINKIKNEGLPQARKSGLKISSGKYILHVDSDDWVDKDMVSSLMSEARKSYADIVCFDYIKEFNKKSVVKSFFYTKNYPKSNLNFVKAILSHEISVSMCDKLVKRELYENVEFPYFSHCEDSFVNLQLVYWAKKITHIAKPFYHYRTNPNSLSSSFSNNKKALDDFADFSRAVKNFLIQKDLFDEYFKFHIPTILKFTLDYSESDFKKQINAICPEANNIKYVFQINRNIIYKILYSTVFIGFPQIFVFAKKVFIKLRNF from the coding sequence ATGAAAGACTATGGTGTTTCTATAATAGTTCCCATATATAATGTGGAGAAATATATAGAAAAATGTGCAACTACGCTTTTAGAGCAAGACTATAACAATATAGAGTATATTTTTGTAAATGATTGCACTCCAGATAGTTCTATGAAAATTTTGAAGGATATTATTGAAAGATACCCAAATAGAAAAAGCCATGTAAAAATCATTAATAAAATAAAAAATGAAGGCTTACCGCAAGCTAGAAAAAGTGGGTTGAAAATATCAAGTGGCAAATACATTTTACATGTAGATAGTGACGACTGGGTCGATAAAGATATGGTAAGTTCTTTGATGAGTGAAGCTAGAAAAAGTTATGCAGACATAGTTTGTTTTGACTATATTAAAGAATTTAATAAAAAAAGCGTTGTAAAAAGTTTTTTTTATACAAAAAATTACCCAAAGTCTAATTTGAACTTTGTAAAAGCTATTTTATCTCATGAAATTTCTGTTTCCATGTGTGATAAATTGGTTAAAAGAGAGCTTTATGAAAATGTTGAATTTCCATATTTTTCACACTGTGAAGATAGTTTTGTAAATTTACAGCTTGTTTATTGGGCAAAAAAAATTACTCACATTGCAAAACCATTTTATCACTATAGAACAAATCCTAATTCGCTTTCTAGTAGTTTTTCAAATAATAAAAAAGCTCTTGATGATTTTGCTGATTTTAGCAGAGCTGTAAAGAATTTTTTGATACAAAAAGATCTTTTTGATGAATATTTTAAATTTCACATTCCTACTATTTTAAAATTTACTTTGGATTATTCTGAAAGTGATTTTAAAAAACAAATAAATGCTATATGCCCAGAAGCAAATAATATAAAATACGTTTTTCAAATCAATAGAAATATAATCTATAAAATTTTATATAGCACTGTTTTTATAGGGTTCCCACAAATTTTTGTTTTTGCAAAAAAAGTATTTATTAAGCTTAGAAATTTTTAG
- a CDS encoding formyltransferase family protein, with product MKILFIGAVEFSYKSLEKLIELNAEIVGVCTKKVSNFNSDFADLTPLCNKANIPLKYVDNINSNENIDWIRSLSPDIIFCFGWSNLIKKDLLGLPKMGVVGYHPALLPKNRGRHPLIWALALGLNVSGSTFFFMTEGADDGDILSQEEVEIFYEDDAKSLYNKVSNVALKQIETFLPKLQNNSFKVIKQNNDLANTWRKRGKVDGKIDFRMTSRAIYNLVRALTKPYIGAHVEYNGQDVSIWKVEEVEFDQNNIEFGKVLENDGKGIVVKTYDKAIKIIDHNFKELPKVGDYI from the coding sequence ATGAAAATTCTATTTATAGGCGCCGTTGAGTTCTCATACAAATCCTTGGAAAAACTTATTGAGTTAAATGCGGAAATAGTTGGCGTCTGCACTAAAAAAGTATCAAATTTTAATTCAGATTTCGCAGATTTAACTCCACTTTGTAATAAGGCTAATATACCCTTAAAATATGTTGATAATATAAATTCTAATGAAAATATTGATTGGATAAGAAGTTTAAGCCCGGATATTATATTTTGCTTTGGCTGGTCAAATTTAATAAAAAAGGATTTACTCGGTTTACCAAAAATGGGAGTTGTTGGATATCATCCAGCCTTGCTGCCAAAAAATAGAGGTAGGCACCCACTTATTTGGGCTTTGGCTCTTGGGCTTAATGTTAGTGGCTCTACATTTTTTTTCATGACAGAGGGCGCGGATGATGGTGATATATTGTCCCAAGAAGAAGTTGAGATTTTCTATGAAGATGATGCAAAAAGCCTATATAATAAAGTTTCAAATGTTGCACTAAAGCAAATAGAAACCTTTTTGCCAAAACTACAAAATAATAGCTTTAAGGTAATTAAGCAAAATAATGATTTGGCTAACACATGGAGAAAAAGAGGTAAAGTTGATGGGAAAATTGACTTTAGGATGACTTCTAGGGCGATATATAATCTTGTTCGGGCATTAACAAAACCTTATATTGGAGCTCATGTGGAATATAATGGACAAGATGTATCTATATGGAAAGTAGAGGAAGTGGAATTTGACCAAAATAATATTGAATTTGGTAAAGTTCTAGAGAATGATGGCAAGGGTATTGTGGTAAAAACATACGATAAGGCAATCAAAATTATAGACCATAATTTTAAAGAGCTACCTAAGGTCGGAGATTATATATGA